TTTCCCTCATCCTTCTTATGGTTACCATTTTTACCACTGACAGCCTTTTTCCCCTTGTCATGACGGCCTGTTTGCTTCTTCTGCTCGGTAAGCTGGCTTCCTTTTCCATTCCTTTTCTCTTAAGGGGAGTGGGGCTTTTCTTCTGGCTCTTTGTCTTTACTTCACTTTTTCATCTTTTTTTTACGCCCGGTGATTCCATCTATCCCTTTCCCCTTTTTGGCCTAGATGTTACCAGTCAGGGGCTTTCCAGAGGGGCCGTCGTCTTTACACAGCTCTTTATGGTTATCTTTACAGCCAATATTTTTACACTGACAACGGAGCCGATGGATCTCGCCCGGGGGCTTGAAAAGATATTTAAACCGCTCAAAAAGATTGGCGTCAAGACGGAAGAAATATCGCTCATGATAAGCCTTGTTATCAGGTTTATTCCCATATTAAAAAGAGAATCATTAAAAATTTACTATGCCCAGAGGGGCAGGGGGATGGATTTTGCGCGCCTTCCTCTCATGAAGAGAGGCAAGAACCTCATTGCCATCATAGGACCTCTTTTTACCAATATTTTTTCAAGAAGTGACACTATCGTTCTGGCCATGGTATCGAGAGGCTTTGGCCGGGGTGAAAAAGTCGGCATGTTAAGAGAACTCTCTTTTAAGGGTCGTGATCTCGGAAGTGTGGCTGCCGTCATACTTTTTTCCTTTATAATGGCTCTCAAATATTGACAGTCATTGAAATAGCTGTTACATTCTAACTTTGCAATATTTAATGGATTGTCCTTACCACTTGCCCTCGGGGAAGAATAAAAAAAGGATAATTGTTTCGGCAGGCTTCGAAATAGAAACGGGGAGGTTTTTGTGAAAAAAACTGGAGCACAGATATTACTTGAGTCACTGCGGCTGGAAGGGGTTGAAACCATTTTCGGTTATCCCGGAGGCGCGGTGCTTGATGTATATAATGAACTTTTTAACTTTCCTCTCAAGCATATCCTGGTACGGCATGAGCAGGCGGCTGTCCACGGTGCTGACGGTTATGCCAGGGCAACGGGAAGGCCCGGTGTGGCGCTTGTTACTTCAGGGCCCGGCGCGACTAACACGGTAACAGGTATTGCCACGGCCTATATGGATTCCATTCCCCTTGTCGTTTTTTCAGGCCAGGTTCCCTCCGCCCTTATCGGAAACGATGCTTTTCAGGAGGCTGACATTGTGGGTATCACGAGACCCTGCACAAAGCACAACTATCTTGTAAAAAATGTAAACGACCTTGCCGGAATTATAAAGGAAGCATTCTATATTGCCACAAGCGGAAGGCCGGGACCGGTACTGGTCGATATTCCCAAGGACGTTTTACAGGCGTCAGCTGTTTTTCACTACCCTGAAGAGATCAGTATGCGCAGTTATAAGCCCACCTATGAAGGTCACATAGGGCAGGTCATAAAGGCCGTAAAGCTCATGATGAAGGCCAAAAAGCCGGTTGTTTATGCCGGTGGAGGTGTTGTGCTTTCTGAAGCGGCAGAGGAATTGACGGAACTTTCCCGTATGCTGAACCTTCCCACGACGACGACGCTCATGGGGCTCGGCGGATTTCCCGAAGATGATCCTCTCTCCATGGGAATGCTCGGCATGCATGGAACCTACCGGGCCAATATGGCCGTTACCCACTGTGACCTCCTCATTGCCGTCGGATCGAGATTCGATGACAGGGTAACGGGTAAGCTGGACACCTTCGCCACCCATGCCAGGATCATTCATATCGATATTGATCCCACATCGATAAGTAAAAATGTCAAGGTAGATGTTCCCATAGTGGGTGATGTAAAAGATGTTTTAAGAAAGATCATCAATCATGCCCATGAAGAAGATGTGGAAGGATTCAAAAAGGCGATTGAACCCTGGAACAGTGAGATCCAGTCCTGGAAGGCGACTTATCCATTGGCCTACAAACAGGGGAAAAATCATATCAAGCCCCAGTATGTTGTAGAAAAAATATCTGAACTGGCCGGCGAAGATGCCATTATCAGCACTGAGGTCGGACAGAATCAAATGTGGACGGCCCAGTATTACAAATTCAGGAAGCCCAGGACCTTTCTTACTTCAGGCGGTCTGGGTACCATGGGATACGGTTTTCCTGCGGCCATAGGCGCTGCCGTTGCTTTTCCCGACAGGCATGTTATCGATATTGCCGGTGACGGAAGCATCCAGATGAATATACAGGAACTGGCCACCGTTGTTCAGTATCGCATTCCCGTCAAGATCGCTATTTTGAACAATCATTTTCTCGGAATGGTAAGGCAGTGGCAGGAGCTTTTTTACGACAAAAGATATTCAAATACCTGCATGCAGGTACAGCCGGACTTTGTTAAGCTTGCCGAGGCTTATGGCGCAAAGGGATTGAGAGCCAATAAGAAAGAGGACGTAGAAATGGTTGTCAGGGAAGCGCTGGCTACAGAGGGTCCCGTCATTATGGAGTTTATCGTAGCGCCTGAAGAGGATGTTTATCCAATGGTTCCCGCAGGCGCGCCGATTAGTGAAATGCTTTTAGTATAAAGAATGTCCCCTTGTGGGGCACTGAAAATAGCGCCCCTCAAGGGGATACTGTTTATATAGCTTAGGAGGAACTATGCGTCATATAATCTCTGTGCTTGTTGAAAACGAGTTCGGAGTACTTAGCCGGGTCTCAGGGCTCTTCAGCGGAAGAGGATTTAATATCGAGAGCCTTTGTGTTGCTGAAACAACGGATTCGCAGATATCGAGGATGACAATTGTAACCAGTGGTAATGAAAAGATTATCGAGCAGATAGAGAAGCAGCTTAACAAGCTTATCAACGTTATCAAAGTCGTCGATCATTCGGGCAGTGAATCTGTCGAAAGAGAGCTTGTGCTTATAAAAGTGGCTGCCGAACCGGATACGAGGGCCGAAATATCTCGAATAGTTGACATTTTCAGAGGGAAAGTCATCGATGTATCGCCAAGAACTTACACGGTCGAAATTACGGGCAGTGAAGGAAAGATCAGCGCTCTTATAGAGATGCTTAAACCGATGGGAATAAAAGAGATTGCCAGGACAGGAAAAATTGCCATGGGCAGGGGGGGGAAGATCTTTAAATAATCTTTCCTCAGCCACCCTTAATGAATAGTGTAAATGAAGTTCCTATTTTAAGAGCATTTTATTATTAATAAATGTCCCCGGGTAGAATACTCATAGTTGATGACGATGCTTTTTTCAGAAATCTTTATGCCGAGATTCTGGAATCTGACGGATATAATGTCGTCAAGGCTGCTTCAGGGAAAGAGGCCGTTACCTATCTAAACTCCCATGAAGTAGATCTCGTCATTACAGACCTTATCATGCCTGAAATTGATGGTCAGGAAGTGCTGGAAAGGACAAAGCAGCACAATGCGCTTACCGATGTAATCGTCATCACAGGACATGGCACCATAGAATCGGCCATTGCCGCCCTTAAAAGCGGCGCCTTTGATTATCTCAGAAAACCGGTCAATAATGATGAACTGCTGCTTACGGTACGACGCTGTATTGAGCAGAAAAGGATTATGGAGGAGAACCAGGGGCTGAAAAGGTCGCTAAAACTCCTTGAAGTTAGCAGAACAATCAGCTCGTGCCTTGAGAGGGACAAGCTCTACGAACATACCCTTGATGCCGTTATACAGGAAATTACCTGCCAGGCAGGTTTGTCGCTTTTTAGAGATAAAAACACGGATTTTGAGAGCCTGAATCTGAAGGCCGTAAGGCATATGGGGAATGAAAAGGGAGAGATGATTTGCGCTCTTTTTAATAAGTGGCTTAAAAGTCATGAAGGTGCAGAGGAAGCCATTCTCCCCTATGATGTAAAAGAACTGGCTGGAAAGGACCAGGGCTTTTTGAGTCATTTTAAGTCTTTTCTCGTTGTTCCCGTAAAAATACAGGGAACCGTTTCGGGATTCCTCATTGTATTTAGTAAAATAGGGAAGGAACATTACAACAGGGATGACATAGAGAATGCAACCTTTATTGCCGAGCAATCTTCCCTTTCTTTTGAGAACGTTGAAAAGTATGTCAGCGCCCAGGAAATGGCCTATGTCGATAGTCTGACAGACCTTTATAACACAAGGTTTCTTGAAATAGCCCTGGAAAGAGAGGTTAAAAGATCGAGCCGGTCGACTATTCCCTTTTCCGTCCTTTTTATGGACCTTGATTACTTCAAGAAGGTTAACGACGTTCATGGTCACCTTGTGGGGAGCAAACTCCTTATTGAAGTGGGAGAACTGCTTATAGAATGCGTAAGGGAAATTGATACGGTTGTGCGTTATGGTGGTGATGAGTTCACTATTATTCTCGTTGATACGGACCATGAGATTGCCCAGAAAGTTGCCAACAGGATAAGAATGAACATAGAAAAGAAGCCTTTTTTGCAAAATGAAGGACTTTCCCTTCATGTAACGGCATCCATAGGTATTGCAACCTATCCGCGTCATGCCAGTGACAAGAAGGAACTGCTTGATATGGCTGACAAGGCCATGTATTGCGGTAAGAACAAGTCAAGAAATACGGTATACCTGGCTCCTCTTGTTTCCAGGGAGGAGTAGCGTTGCAATAACCTCTCTTTTGTTTCTCATTTCCAAAAGTAATTCATTGTTTCAGCGGTTCTTTAAGCTTTTTCCTCTCATGGAATCTGTTTTCAGTGATGCGAAAGAGGGAAGGTTAAAAAAATAGAGTAAGTGTCAAAAAGGGGTATTTTTCGCTATACTCATAAGCGTGCCGGTATAGATTTACCCTTTAAAATTGTTTAGGAGTTTTCAGTTGTCAAAGTACAGTTCAATCAGA
This DNA window, taken from Deltaproteobacteria bacterium, encodes the following:
- the ilvN gene encoding acetolactate synthase small subunit, which translates into the protein MRHIISVLVENEFGVLSRVSGLFSGRGFNIESLCVAETTDSQISRMTIVTSGNEKIIEQIEKQLNKLINVIKVVDHSGSESVERELVLIKVAAEPDTRAEISRIVDIFRGKVIDVSPRTYTVEITGSEGKISALIEMLKPMGIKEIARTGKIAMGRGGKIFK
- a CDS encoding diguanylate cyclase, yielding MSPGRILIVDDDAFFRNLYAEILESDGYNVVKAASGKEAVTYLNSHEVDLVITDLIMPEIDGQEVLERTKQHNALTDVIVITGHGTIESAIAALKSGAFDYLRKPVNNDELLLTVRRCIEQKRIMEENQGLKRSLKLLEVSRTISSCLERDKLYEHTLDAVIQEITCQAGLSLFRDKNTDFESLNLKAVRHMGNEKGEMICALFNKWLKSHEGAEEAILPYDVKELAGKDQGFLSHFKSFLVVPVKIQGTVSGFLIVFSKIGKEHYNRDDIENATFIAEQSSLSFENVEKYVSAQEMAYVDSLTDLYNTRFLEIALEREVKRSSRSTIPFSVLFMDLDYFKKVNDVHGHLVGSKLLIEVGELLIECVREIDTVVRYGGDEFTIILVDTDHEIAQKVANRIRMNIEKKPFLQNEGLSLHVTASIGIATYPRHASDKKELLDMADKAMYCGKNKSRNTVYLAPLVSREE
- a CDS encoding energy-coupling factor transporter transmembrane protein EcfT — protein: MRILQDITLGQYFPGNSFLHRLDPRSKLISLILLMVTIFTTDSLFPLVMTACLLLLLGKLASFSIPFLLRGVGLFFWLFVFTSLFHLFFTPGDSIYPFPLFGLDVTSQGLSRGAVVFTQLFMVIFTANIFTLTTEPMDLARGLEKIFKPLKKIGVKTEEISLMISLVIRFIPILKRESLKIYYAQRGRGMDFARLPLMKRGKNLIAIIGPLFTNIFSRSDTIVLAMVSRGFGRGEKVGMLRELSFKGRDLGSVAAVILFSFIMALKY
- the ilvB gene encoding biosynthetic-type acetolactate synthase large subunit, yielding MKKTGAQILLESLRLEGVETIFGYPGGAVLDVYNELFNFPLKHILVRHEQAAVHGADGYARATGRPGVALVTSGPGATNTVTGIATAYMDSIPLVVFSGQVPSALIGNDAFQEADIVGITRPCTKHNYLVKNVNDLAGIIKEAFYIATSGRPGPVLVDIPKDVLQASAVFHYPEEISMRSYKPTYEGHIGQVIKAVKLMMKAKKPVVYAGGGVVLSEAAEELTELSRMLNLPTTTTLMGLGGFPEDDPLSMGMLGMHGTYRANMAVTHCDLLIAVGSRFDDRVTGKLDTFATHARIIHIDIDPTSISKNVKVDVPIVGDVKDVLRKIINHAHEEDVEGFKKAIEPWNSEIQSWKATYPLAYKQGKNHIKPQYVVEKISELAGEDAIISTEVGQNQMWTAQYYKFRKPRTFLTSGGLGTMGYGFPAAIGAAVAFPDRHVIDIAGDGSIQMNIQELATVVQYRIPVKIAILNNHFLGMVRQWQELFYDKRYSNTCMQVQPDFVKLAEAYGAKGLRANKKEDVEMVVREALATEGPVIMEFIVAPEEDVYPMVPAGAPISEMLLV